GCAGATGCAGCAACAGATCGACGATGCGCGGCGTCTCGCTGCGGTCGAGCAGATAGCGGAACAATTTGTCCTGCTTCGGCCCGACACCTGAGAGGCTGGTCACCGGCGCGAACAGCGGATTGAGAATGGGAGGGCGCATGAATGCCTAAAGCTCTCCGGCGTCATTGCGAGCGAAGCGAAGCAATCCAGACCTTACAATAGTGGAACGTAAAAAGAACTGGATTGCTTCGTCGCTTTTGCTCCTCGCAATGACGGCCTTCTTTCGCGGAAGGTGCTGACATTGGGCCGCAGCATCGCTATATCAACCTCGCCCGGCACGTCCGGGCTTTTGGCGTTGACGAAAGGCATGAAATGTCCGCTTCCACCCGTTCCAGCGATGGCCTCGACGACCGGCGCAAGCGTCTCCTATTCCGCTGCTGGCACCGGGGCACCAAGGAGATGGATTACATCCTCGGAAGGTTTGCCGATGCCCATATCGCGGATCTGAGCGAGGACGAGATCTCCGATTTCGAGCGCCTGATCGAATTGCCGGATCCCGATCTCTACGATGCTTTCAACGACAAGGCGTCGCTCGACGCGGAGTACGCCGACGGTATTTTCCGGCGCATCAAGGCGTTCACCGGCGGACGCGCGGCATGAAGTCTCCGGTTCGCTCGCCCGCCGCGCTGCTCGCGCCCGGACGTGCCGTCACGTTGGCCAATACTGCCGAAGGCGCGGAGGGACTGATCGTCTCCGATCTCGCGCGGGCCGTGGCCGCGCGCAAGGACGCTCCCGCCGTGAGCCTCGCGGTGCTGTGCCGCGATGGCGCGCGCATGG
The nucleotide sequence above comes from [Pseudomonas] carboxydohydrogena. Encoded proteins:
- a CDS encoding succinate dehydrogenase assembly factor 2, with product MSASTRSSDGLDDRRKRLLFRCWHRGTKEMDYILGRFADAHIADLSEDEISDFERLIELPDPDLYDAFNDKASLDAEYADGIFRRIKAFTGGRAA